A genomic segment from Chanos chanos chromosome 2, fChaCha1.1, whole genome shotgun sequence encodes:
- the mcm7 gene encoding DNA replication licensing factor MCM7 yields MAPKDYTAEKEKCKRFLQEFYTEDNNGKKVFKYGSQLVSLAHREQVALVVDLDDVAEEDPELVESICENAKRYTGLFADAIHELLPEYREREVVAKDALDVYIEHRLMMENRGRDPADTRDPRNHYPAELMRRFELYFRPPSTAKPKVVRDVKADSIGHLVTVRGIVTRATEVKPMMAVATYTCDQCGAETYQPIQSPSFMPLIMCPSQECVTNKSGGRLYLQSRGSKFVKFQELRIQEHSDQVPVGNIPRSMTIYARGENTRIAQPGDHVAVSGVFLPLLRSGFRQAVQGLLSETYLEAHCITLMNKTEDDELGTEDLTEEELRQITEEDFYEKLAGSIAPEIFGHEDVKKALLLLLVGGVEQAPRGMKIRGNINICLMGDPGVAKSQLLSYIDRLAPRSQYTTGRGSSGVGLTAAVMRDPVTGEMTLEGGALVLADLGVCCIDEFDKMADADRTAIHEVMEQQTISIAKAGIMTSLNARCSILAAANPAYGRYNPRKSIEQNIQLPAALLSRFDLLWLIQDKPDPDADLRLAQHITYVHQHCRQPPTHFSPIDMKLMRRYISKCKKKQPVVPESLTDYITAAYVEMRKEARVSKDTTFTSARTLLSILRLSTALARLRMVDVVEKEDVNEAMRLMEMSKDSLQADKTNNTRVQRPADVIFSLLRELAGEGSAGKGGAGSVVRMAEAEQRCVSRGFTPAQFHAALEEYEELNVWQINQARTRITFI; encoded by the exons aaaagtgTAAGAGGTTCCTTCAGGAGTTTTACACTGAGGACAACAACGGAAAGAAGGTGTTCAAATATGGATCCCAGCTG gtctctCTGGCACACAGGGAGCAGGTTGCATTGGTGGTGGATCTAGATGATGTAGCAGAAGAAGACCCTGAGCTGGTTGAGAGTATCTGTGAAAATGCCAAACGCTACACAGGCCTCTTCGCGGATGCCATTCATGAGCTACTGCCAGAGTACCGTGAGCGAGAG GTGGTGGCGAAAGATGCCCTGGATGTTTATATTGAGCACCGGCTGATGATGGAGAATCGGGGTCGCGACCCTGCTGACACGCGTGACCCCCGTAACCATTACCCAGCTGAGCTGATGCGCAGATT CGAGCTGTATTTCCGCCCCCCATCTACAGCGAAGCCAAAGGTTGTTCGGGATGTGAAGGCAGACAGCATTGGGCACCTGGTGACTGTGAGAGGAATTGTTACCCGGGCAACAGAAGTCAAACCCATGATGGCTGTCGCCACATACACATGTGATCAGTGTGGAGCTGAGACGTACCAACCG ATCCAGTCGCCCAGCTTCATGCCCCTGATCATGTGTCCCAGTCAGGAGTGCGTCACCAACAAGTCGGGCGGACGCCTCTACTTACAGAGCCGTGGGTCAAAGTTTGTCAAGTTCCAGGAACTGCGCATCCAGgaacat agcGATCAGGTTCCTGTCGGTAACATTCCTCGCAGTATGACCATATATGCTCGTGGAGAAAACACACGCATAGCCCAGCCCGGAGACCATGTGGCTGTTTCCGGAGTCTTCCTGCCGCTGCTCCGCTCCGGCTTCAGACAGGCTGTACAG GGCCTGTTGTCTGAGACGTACCTTGAGGCTCATTGCATCACTCTGATGAATAAGACCGAGGATGATGAGCTGGGCACAGAGGATCTGACCGAGGAAGAGCTGCGTCAAATCACTG AGGAGGATTTCTATGAGAAACTGGCAGGCTCCATTGCTCCAGAGATCTTTGGCCATGAGGACGTGAAGAAAgccctgctcctgctgctggtGGGCGGAGTCGAACAGGCGCCACGTGGCATGAAGATCAGAG ggaACATTAACATCTGTCTAATGGGAGACCCTGGTGTGGCTAAGTCTCAGCTCTTGTCATATATTGACCGCCTTGCACCTCGCA GCCAGTACACAACTGGGCGTGGCTCCTCAGGTGTGGGTCTGACTGCTGCTGTGATGCGTGACCCTGTCACTGGGGAGATGACCCTGGAAGGCGGGGCTTTGGTGCTGGCCGACCTGGGCGTTTGCTGCATTGACGAATTTGACAAAATGGCCGACGCTGACCGCACTGCCATCCATGAGGTCATGGAGCAACAGACCATCTCCATCGCCAAG GCCGGCATAATGACATCCCTGAACGCTCGCTGCTCCATCTTAGCTGCGGCCAACCCCGCGTACGGCCGCTACAACCCCCGCAAGAGCATCGAGCAGAACATCCAGCTCCCCGCGGCGCTGCTCTCTCGATTCGACCTGCTGTGGCTGATACAGGACAAACCCGACCCGGACGCAGACCTCCGCCTGGCCCAGCACATCACATACGTCCATCAGCACTGCAGGCAGCCTCCTACACACTTCAGCCCCATCGACATGAAACTCAtgag gCGTTACATCTCAAAATGTAAGAAGAAGCAACCAGTAGTGCCAGAGTCTCTGACCGATTACATCACAgctgcatatgtggaaatgagaaaagaggcCCGAGTCAGCAAAGACACCACCTTTACCTCCGCCCGCACGCTGCTGTCCATCCTGCGCCTCTCCACCGCACTG GCTCGGCTCCGTATGGTGGACGTTGTGGAGAAAGAGGATGTCAATGAGGCTATGAGACTGATGGAAATGTCAAAGGACTCACTGCAGGCAGACAAGACAAATAACACCAG GGTACAGCGACCAGCGGATGTGATTTTCTCTTTGCTGCGTGAGCTGGCAGGAGAGGGTTCTGCCGGAAAGGGTGGGGCCGGGAGCGTGGTGCGCATGGCCGAAGCAGAGCAAAGGTGTGTGTCCCGCGGTTTTACTCCAGCACAATTCCACGCCGCCCTGGAAGAGTACGAGGAACTGAACGTGTGGCAGATCAACCAAGCCCGCACACGCATCACCttcatctga
- the and4 gene encoding actinodin4: MRCPLRLLGALCCLTLLPDVAPRSAVEIDSEKANDFLSNSRPKRNLDPRWHRAQPDFQAYYRYYTSIGHTEGLYEIDRIRMLYQQMRYLEHVYGPNASYYQNKLGLPFLPKCDPAKDKKCKMLPLPPVPPPPAPEIAPASKKAPVPQLVPAHPPLSQADVIYLCNPKDPLCKPHIVYMPTGAVPVLCDPRYHPSCKLETQTPAPPPPPPPPKKSEPPPPPPPAPIIYKGMEYDCDPYWDPDCLIDHPPRPIKGKVPPPPPPPAPTEAVAEGDGEEPAPPAPISKKHPYPYPYFYYAHPYRPYSFQDELYDPYRYPSPDVAADDSK; encoded by the exons ATGAGGTGTCCTTTGCGGCTCCTTGGAGCCCTGTGTTGTCTCACGCTGCTACCAG ATGTGGCTCCACGCAGCGCTGTAGAGATTGACTCAGAGAAGGCCAATGATTTCCTGTCAAACTCGCGTCCCAAACGCAACCTAGATCCGCGCTGGCATCGGGCTCAACCTGATTTCCAAGCATACTACCGTTACTACACCAGCATCGGACACACAGAGGGG TTGTATGAGATTGACAGGATCAGAATGCTTTACCAGCAGATGCGTTACCTGGAGCATGTGTACGGTCCGAATGCTTCGTATTACCAGAACAAACTGGGCTTGCCCTTCTTGCCAAAATGTGACCCCGCCAaggacaaaaaatgtaaaatgcttCCCTTACCACCTGTTCCTCCTCCACCTGCTCCCGAAATTGCCCCGGCCTCAAAGAAAGCCCCTGTTCCTCAGCTTGTGCCGGCACATCCTCCACTGTCTCAAGCTGATGTGATCTACCTGTGTAATCCCAAAGACCCACTCTGTAAACCCCACATTGTCTACATGCCCACTGGTGCGGTGCCTGTACTCTGTGACCCCCGTTATCATCCCTCTTGCAAACTGGAGACCCAGACGCCTGcaccccctccaccaccacctcctcctaAAAAATCAGaaccccctccaccaccccctccTGCCCCCATTATCTATAAGGGCATGGAGTATGACTGTGATCCATACTGGGACCCTGACTGCCTGATTGACCATCCACCCCGCCCCATTAAGGGCAAAgtccctccccctccaccacctcccGCACCCACAGAGGCAGTGGCTGAGGGGGATGGGGAGGAGCCAGCACCTCCTGCACCAATCAGTAAGAAGCATCCCTACCCCTACCCTTACTTCTACTATGCGCACCCCTACCGCCCATACAGTTTCCAGGATGAGCTTTATGATCCTTACCGCTACCCATCCCCTGATGTTGCTGCTGATGACAGCAAGTAG
- the cops6 gene encoding COP9 signalosome complex subunit 6: MAASNGGGMEVDGAVSPSVMASGVMGSVSVALHPLVILNISDHWIRLRSQEGRPMQVIGALIGKQEGRNIEVMNSFELLSHTVDDRVHIDKEYYYTKEEQFKQVFKDMEFLGWYTTGGPPDQSDIHIHKQVCEIIESPLFLKLNPMTKHTDLPVSVYESVIDIISGEATMLFAELTYTLATEEAERIGVDHVARMTATGTGENSTVAEHLIAQHSAIKMLHSRVKVILEYVKAVEAGEVPFNHEILREANALCHRLPVLSTLKFKTDFYDQCNDVGLMAYLGTITKTCNSMNQFINKFNVLYDRQGIGRRMRGLFF; the protein is encoded by the exons ATGGCGGCAAGTAATGGAGGGGGTATGGAAGTAGATGGGGCAG tgagcCCCAGTGTCATGGCGTCAGGGGTGATGGGGAGTGTTTCTGTGGCATTGCATCCACTCGTCATCCTCAACATCTCTGATCACTGGATCCGCCTTCGGTCACAGGAGGGCCGGCCGATGCAAG TGATTGGTGCACTCATAGGGAAACAGGAAGGCAGAAACATCGAGGTGATGAACTCCTTTGaacttctgtctcacacagttgATGACAGAGTTCACATAGACAAGGAATACTATTACACTAAGGAGGAGCAGT TTAAGCAAGTGTTCAAAGACATGGAATTCCTTGGATGGTACACAACTGGTGGCCCTCCTGACCAGTCGGATATCCACATTCATAAACAA GTGTGTGAAATTATTGAGAGTCCTCTGTTCCTCAAACTCAACCCAAtgactaaacacacagat CTCCCTGTCAGTGTGTATGAGTCAGTTATTGACATCATCAGCGGAGAG GCAACCATGCTGTTTGCTGAGCTGACGTATACGCTTGCCACTGAGGAAGCTGAACGAATCGGAGTTGATCATGTTGCCCGAATGACTGCGACCGGCACAGGAGAGAACTCCACAG tGGCAGAGCACCTCATAGCTCAGCACAGTGCCATAAAGATGCTACACAGCAGAGTGAAGGTGATCCTGGAGTACGTCAAAGCTGTGGAGGCAG gagAGGTGCCCTTTAATCACGAGATTCTCCGTGAAGCAAACGCCCTGTGTCATCGACTGCCTGTCCTCAGCACACTCAAGtttaaaacagacttttatGAT caatGTAATGATGTGGGTCTTATGGCATATCTAGGAACCATCACTAAGACATGTAACAGCATGAATCAGTTCATCAACAAGTTTAATGTGCTGTACGACAGACAGGGTATCGGACGTCGAATGAGAGGCCTCTTCTTCTAA
- the LOC115805730 gene encoding F-box/LRR-repeat protein 12, with protein MADMISCTLDCFPENILVDILSYLNVRELVRNGRVSKRWRRLVKDQKLWRTVDLTTWKGVTSRVLWILLRQYLGCGLRCLRLRGLLLSARGGSFLSESWLQALASKCPRLHKLSLLHTDLRRLHSCSVLPPSLQVLELHGCELPGDFFSQSDSTAKPNQRTEGNRACQPSSNKTGRKQVSPTGVSIETLVLDNVPSFTDQHLRSLCSWQRLVHLELRDVIRVTAAGVRGCAPDEVGAQGLRQLRYLEVGNSGRLGSQMQMVSLGLGDGWLGLEELSLRGREVSPGLLCVSRLRDLRRLRLSNCWLTEMMVLRSCRTLKDLCRIQFCEVDFHTRHRTSERETGEDSEREREEVDENDPVPSLRHSLMTLLPRCELVFTRCTITVCTD; from the exons atggctgacatgATCTCTTGCACTCTGGACTGCTTCCCCGAAAATATTTTAGTCGATATTTTATCCTATTTAAATGTTCGAGAGCTGGTTCGCAATGGAAG AGTAAGCAAACGGTGGAGGCGCCTTGTAAAAGACCAGAAATTGTGGCGAACTGTTGACCTCACCACATGGAAAGGG GTAACATCTCGAGTACTATGGATTTTGTTACGGCAGTATTTAGGTTGTGGCCTGCGCTGTCTGCGTCTCAGAGGCCTACTTCTGTCAGCGCGTGGTGGCTCCTTCTTATCTGAGTCATGGCTGCAAGCCTTAGCCTCCAAATGCCCACGTCTGCACAAGCTTTCCCTGCTGCACACTGATCTGCGACGGCTGCATAGCTGCTCTGTGCTGCCGCCCTCATTGCAGGTTCTGGAGCTGCATGGCTGTGAGTTGCCTGGTGATTTCTTCAGTCAGAGTGACTCCACAGCCAAGCCCaaccagagaacagaggggaatAGAGCCTGCCAACCCTCAAGTAAtaaaacaggcagaaaacagGTTTCCCCAACAGGGGTCAGCATTGAAACGCTAGTCCTGGACAATGTGCCATCCTTCACAGACCAGCATCTGCGCAGTCTTTGCTCGTGGCAGAGACTTGTTCACCTGGAGCTGCGAGATGTTATCCGTGTAACAGCGGCAGGTGTACGTGGCTGTGCCCCTGATGAGGTTGGCGCACAAGGACTCCGCCAGTTGCGTTATCTGGAGGTGGGCAACTCGGGCCGGCTGGGCTCACAGATGCAGATGGTGTCTCTGGGGCTTGGGGATGGGTGGCTTGGGCTCGAGGAGCTGAGTCTGAGGGGCAGAGAGGTTAGTCCAGGTCTGCTCTGTGTTAGCCGTTTGCGGGATCTGCGAAGACTGCGTCTGTCAAACTGTTGGCTTACTGAGATGATGGTGCTGCGCAGCTGTAGGACACTGAAAGACCTGTGCAGGATACAGTTCTGCGAAGTGGACTTCCATACCCGCCACaggacatcagagagagagacgggggaggacagtgagagagaaagagaggaa GTTGATGAGAATGACCCAGTACCTAGTCTCAGACACTCTCTTATGACTTTGCTGCCACGTTGTGAACTAGTTTTCACCCGCTGCACCATCACAGTGTGCACAGACTAG